The genomic region CAGCGTCACTATCGTCCTCCATATCTTACTGAAAACAGACCTGTGGACGCCGTGATTTTGGTAGTTTTCCAATCATAATATGTGGGCTTTGCCAAATATGTAACTACACTATCAGTTACACAACCAAGACAAGACGCCCGCTCTAAAAATAAGGTTGATGTACTACCAAAAGTTACCCAGACTAGGATGCTAGCAAGctcaaaatacactttaaatctCATAGCTCATTTATAAACAGAGGATCATCAGAAATATTAAAGGTTTTGTTGGAGTtatatattgctttatataaTTGAATGGTTAAACATTAGTGCAGTTATTGTTACTTTCCAATCTATTTAGGgtcattatttaattaaagtatgcttttattttgaaggcagctttagGTACTGGGTGATTTGGGCACCTGGAGATTGTGAATGTTTTGGAAACAGgtacaacaaataaatgtacgAAACAACGATCTAATCTGGACTTGGATCACTGCGTACGACTCGCTAGCCGTTATATCTCtgtgttatttctgtgttattTCTGCAGCTACAGGTTTgtttacatcagtgtgtttgcagTCGTACCTGAGAGATATCCTCAATGTTGTTGAGATTGACCTCTGTGAGTTCAGGGCTGTTGTCCAGAGCTTGTCGGAGAGCTTCGTCAACAACGGTCGGGTTTCCCATCGCGTTCGGGTCTgcaggtggagggggaggagtcAGTCGAATAGGCTCCGCCCTCTGTGGCTTCAGTAGCATTGGGGCCTCTGCCCGTGAACTCAGCACCCCAGAATCCTTTGAGGGTTCAGGTTccacttttttattgtcttcctcgtcctcatcttcttcttcttcttcctcctcctcttcctcctcctcctctgttacAGCTTCTTCCTCactttctgcttcttcttcttcttcttcttcttcttcttcttcctgctcctcctcttcttcctcttccttctccttcttgtcTTCTTTCTCGTTTTCAATATCTTTTTCATCCTCTTCTCCGCTGCTTTCTTCCGTCACACACGCCTCCTCTTGTTCTTCATCCTGTAAATGCAGTGCTATACgtttttcatttcttaaagacatgtttattgttcatctaaatgatgtgtttttgaaagaaacagagaaagaaagttacatttttccTCTTATTGCTTGAAAttcctttttacttttagcttttttaaatatttggtcTTGGTCTCCATCTGATTAAACTTCAAACAAGCTGTTTTTGCCTCTAGCACATTGTAGAAATGCCAAGCAAATCTAATCAAACATCAATACTGACCAGTTTGGGGCTTCCTCCAGCTATCTCGTCCTCAAGCATTCTTTGGGTCTCATTTTCCCAATACTTCATGAGGGCCTCTCTGCTGAAGGTACCCGTCGGGGTCTTGTCCGTCTGGTCTTTCTGTCTGAGTCCTATGGGCACGTTGGCGTCAGGATCGATGTCCACCAGCTCCTTTTCCAACTCGGCCAGCTCTTCGGGGCTGAGGGAAGCCAGAAGCTCGTCCTCATCGACATCTTCGTACTTACTCAACTCTCTGCGGTACCCGAAGCAGCTCATGGCCGAAGCGTTTGAACCGCAGGAACACTAGAGTTGTACGTGAACCAGGCCCAAAATGAAGTAGTTTATTGATATAGAAGATCCAACAAAAGGTCCAACTTGAGTTTGCTATCCACGGTCATAAGGGGTCCAGTTGAGGTGATCCGAGCCGGGGGAAGTACAGGTCCCACTCCAGTCTGAACTGGATCTATCCTGGCTTGTCGTATCGCTGtgtgttggctgtgtgtgtcctctcctgTCTAATCTCTCCAGCTGCCGTTCTGGCCTTAAGAGAGGGATCAGAGGGGAGCGTACCAAAGTGTGGGCCCCATGATGCAGCGTCTTTTTTGGGAGGCACTGCTCTAGAGAGCCACAAAAAGCATGTGAGCTCAGAGACTGTGGCCTGTCAATGTAGCTGTCTGTCACCACAGCATGAGTGGCTTTGTTCACGGCCAAAAAAGAACAACTGGACCCAACAGAGATAAAGTATTGCACAAATACTCAATCGCACTCCTCTGTTGTTGTGGTTGTCAGTCGATCTGGATGATTAAAAACATATGGAGGCTGGAGCTAGGGTTaaagggtttattttttttgttgttgcttcagGATTAAGGTGTGGGCTGAGGTTTTTCTCCACCCCTAACTTCTTGTCTCTTCTGATACCTTTGATTTTGAGGCACCGCCAAAACAAAAGCACGCTCAAGTACTGTGAACAAGAATTCAGCTTTAGTGCTTTTAGCCAAGCTAGCAACAATAACCTGTCAGTTGCTAACTACACATTACACTAGTGTTAATTAGTCAATAtgagcatgctaacacactaagCTAAGGTGGTAAACATTGTAACATTACTGCTACTAaacgttagcattttagcatcgTCATTAGCGTTTAGCGTCAAGCAGGCTACAGCTTCACAGAACTGCCAGCATGGTGGGAGAATTATATCCAGTGTTGCATAACAGAATGAGGGATGTAAATAAGCTTGACCTCAGTATTAAATCTGTCACATTtgtcccttttaaaaaaaaagtagggTCTGGTTGAGCGCTAATTTACTCAACGTGTATTTTTAGAATGCCCGCCCTTGCTGCTGTGAGGTTAGACGTCTCTTATCAACACTTTCACATTTCTCATTTTATAATTACAGGAGTTTCTGCTGATATTATTAAGGGCTTTAAAACAGCTTATATTTCTGATGATCTATCTGTTGAGTGACTAGCTTTTAGATAAGAGCACAAAAACCCTAAGCTGTCAGTAAAcaccacttttttttattgcaaccTTCTTGTACATATGTGTAACGGACAGTACTACGTAAAAAGCCTTATTGATTATACACAATATGATCACTTATAGCCAGTACAAAGTCAGAATACCACCGGTGTTTTCACTGATTGGACCTCTTCTCAGGACTGCGTCTGAATGCACTTCAGTGGTTCTGATTGGTTGATGTAGTTTGGTGACCTCAAATAAAACCCTGCCTGTGTTCCCTTTGAGCTGAAGCGTGAAGTGTAGACACCTGTGTGAGAGGAACGTGCATTTAAGACCCTAGCGCCGTGACCAGGTGCTTCATGGCTCTCTTGCAGACATTGTATGCACACTGTCTGTTAGTCTGCACACCTGGGGAAGACcttatttgtaaaacaaaatcaagGTTAAGGTGTCAaattcacacagaaacattgaCATAAGGGGGTTCAATATActacatacagaaacacactcagtaAAGTCATTGAAATGCGAGCACATGCACCTATTTTCTTCATCAACCGTTTCTTTACGTGGTTTTTCTTAATGATGATGGTTTATGTAAGAACATGGGAATTACCTGAAGGTCAGATCAGTacaaaactcaaaataaaaacctacAATTGGACAATTTTTAAGGATATTACCAGACTGATTGATCCAACTCGTAAATTAAAACCATACGCGTCCTTTCTGGATATTCCCGGACCTTCCCTAGCTCcttattcaatttatttttaagtctTTCATGGCCCTTAATcaatcttcttttaaaaaaggagagaatGTGTCAATGCAACATAAGAAGACtcaataaagacagaaaacatttcacttttgcAGCAGAGATCTCAGCCTgcctggagacacacacacaaacaaccagcCTCCAGCCTTCTTATCTACACCCTGGATCTTATTTAAGGTTTAAAGTTTTACTCAGACATATCCTCCCACTGGGGCGTCTCCTCCAGGACGCGGGTGATGACGGGACAGATGTTGACATGACAAGAGCGTCCTTACAAAGCTGCCGACCACATCTGCGAGCCACGCCACCGACACAGAACTGATGTGGAATGTTGTTTACTGAACGTGTTTTACTATTGTCTCACTGATTGGCTGCATGATACACTgagaagaatgtgtgtgtgtgtgtgtgtgtgtgtgtgtgtgtgtgtgtgtgtgtgtgtaataaagcGCATTCTACGGCAGGGTGTGTGTCCGCCCCTCTTTTTATTAACAGTAATTCATCACCTACTGCAAATGATTCTGAATCTGTGATGGAGGGTTAGGCGTAGTATCCAAATACTATGGTTAAATGCAAAGTCTGAATTTCccttgtttgcatgtgtttcgATAAACATttgatcaacacacacacacacacacacacacacacacacacacacacacacacacacacacacacacacacacacacacacacacacacacacacacacacacacacacacacacacacacagaatggaCTGAATGTTTCTCTGCAATTTTCCTTGTTACATTGGTGCCAATAAAGCTGTTTTGGAATTGAATATTTtctgagaaagacagagagagaagggaggggaggagggtggaggggggggcagCATGAGAGAGATACCAGACACAGTGAAAAACAAATGCTAAAAGCAGAAAACAGGACATCGTGAAAAATGTTCATTAGATTGTGGTTTTGCTGCAGTGTTGTTCGGTGATGAAACTGCAAAACAGTGATACACAGAAGGCTCTTTGTGGAAAATTACCAGAGTGACGGCAGAGCTGCGAGGTGCAGAGAGAGACACTTCACAGTTGGATCAATTTGGCCTCCAAGTGAGAGGAGAGGGGTGGCAATCTCCCTTCAGGAATATCTTATCTTCCTGGACCTGTATAATGTGCATTAAAAGCTCTGATATTCTTAAACTGTATGCATGGGAATAATGCTGGATGATTGGAGCTCACAGTGTGTGTCCCTCACATGCAGCTCTGTGGATGGGCAGCTGGCAGGCGTAGCTAGATTGGCTCCGTTCTGCAGAAGTAGCTTCGATGCAGTCCAAGTTTCCAGATCCAGACGCGTCACACAGGACTGTGTGGCAAACACGTCACCACCTAGCGGagcacaggaacacacacacacgcacacacacacacacacagcaaggcCTGATGGTGCTGCTGGGAAAAGTGTTTTCTGGTTAATTCAACAACAAATGTGATTGCGCAATGTTTTACCAAGCCAGTATTATTGTTTACTTTTGCAGCTTCATGAGTGGCTGTGCACTTAGTGAGACCCTTCAGCTCCACATGGCTGCTTGTAGGCATCCTGAATGCTCTCTCGAAAGACAAACTCCATAAGTTCCTCTCATCCATTTCTACATCCAGGGACACAATAAGGATTATTATCATAAAGTAAACTCAAGCTCGACTCTCTTCAAACATGCTAAAGTCACACCTGTCTGCACTGTGTCACAGCTGGGGGCTAAAGGGCTGCACATGTTAGGCACATTAGTGTAAATCTGTCACATCTAACACCTCAAACACGTGATTTTGTTCACAATCCGCCTCACCTGTTGATGTGAGCGTGTGCCGTGTGTGTCTGGGTTATATTTAGACCCGCTGTAGACGACCTGACTCAGCTCTGCTGCAGTTTCACTTCCAGCTCTCCCGTAAGTACAAAGTACCCTGATTGTGACTTCACTCACATGAGGTCATTTGGTCACATGTGTGTGGGGGGTTATCTGTTATTCAGCACATGCTAAATGACCTGGTGCAATACTTTAACATTCCTCCCCGCAGTGAAGGCAAAGGTGAGTGATAATAATGTGTGACGCATCAATAGAATTTACATAATCAATAAATGTTGTTGTCTGCATAGGTGTGTTAGGCAAAACCACCATTGCCTTAAAGAACCATATTCTATCTatcaaatgtacaaaatgtctgtgtctgtctttcaAAATAACTTATAGCAACACTTGTTAAGCAAATATGTCAGATATTGAAGTTCactttcctctgtgtttgggTTTCAATGTTCCGGAATAATACGTGAACTCTCTCAATTCAGTGTTTCGTTTTTATTGTCTGGGCTCAAGATTCCTACAGCTTTTTGGGGTGTCCCACTTCACATGTCTCCGTAATGATTGTAGTTCTATTTTAAGTTGTgaataaatgatgatgatgatgatgatgatgatgatgatgatgatgatgatgtaatcCTTTAATCTGAATGGATAAtacaactgaaaaaaatgaaaggagGCCTGAACACCTTCAAACACCCAAAACCTAATTCTcacttgacaaaaaaaaaaaaggaactgtacttttttaccccccccccccccctggagAACAGGCGCCCACTTTCTCCTGACGAACACACTGATACGTAGGAGTTCATGGAAAAAGTCTGAGACAGATGCAGTGTGTGACACGGTGACTCAGCCTGTAGGCGGCCTCTCCACCGCGTCAGAACACTTCACCAATCTGTCTGGAGCGAGGAGCAGACTGCAGCCCATCCTCAAGTTTCACTAGATGCTcggacatcacacacacacacacacacacacccacacacacacacacatatacatatacacacacacacacacacacacacacacacacaaacacacacacacaatgagctCTGCCGCTCAGctgcaaacatttcatttcatgccTTGGATTTAAGCAACCACGGATTGTTGCTCCATATGAGGAAGAAAGTAAGTagaatatttcatttgttttacataaacagTTTGTTGTTAAAGTTAATCAGTGATGCAGCTTTATGATAAATAACAGAGAGAgatgtatgtttgtatattcTACTTTGCATGCTTTATTCTTGAGGTGATATATTATTGTAGGATCAGAAAAAGGATCTCATAGTGTTAAATAAATACCTCCATAGTATCTGAACCTGTAGCTCAGGGTAAAGAATAAGAAGAATTCCTCAAATAAAAcctcatttattaattaaatagcggaaaatgtgtcaattaaaaatataaatactacGGTGCTTTAATATTTCCATAGTATCTTAAGATGCATtctaaaaaataagaataattcCTCTAATAAAACCTCATTATTCTTTTAGATAATGGAAAATGTGTCAATTAAAGGTATAAATACATCAGTGCTAAATGTGTTAAGGGGTCTACAGTGACTGCTCCATAAACAGCtgggataataataataataataataataataataataataataataataataataataataatgataataagaagaagaagaagaagaagaagaagaagaagaagaagaagaagaagactaataataataataataataataataataatgataatgcatttaattcaatcgcttttcaaaataaacaaagacactTTACCAAACAAAAAGCAGACAGTAACTCCTGAAAGAGGAAGTAAGAGAAAGGACTTATGGACGCTTCCACTCGGTATATCGAACAGCAGAGATTATTGAGTGTGTTCCCAGAAGTCCATCTGCAGGATCACTTCTTCCTGCTGctcgggtttttttttttttgtacaaggATGAAACATTCCTTTGAAGAGACAGTCACACTGACAACTTTGAAGTGTGATTCATTAGATTCAAACCTCATTgctttcattttgcattttaaagtcTTTCAAGTGGCAAAGAGTCAAAGCAGATGTCAAAAAAAAACGTGTGCGCATTTGGTCCTGCAGTTTCATAATGTTGCACTATCAATAAGGGGACACATTAGGTGGTAACTCTtggatcttagaacagcaaACTCGTATGGGAGTCAATTAAAgagctttatttttctaatttgacttttaatttgGGGTCTTACAGTTCATGTTTGGCTGTGTTATGGTTCTGGGATGTAATGTCTTTCTGTTTACTGTATAACTcgtttttaattatgttcctcACTCTTTATTGTGCATCTTGCTGTATAAATAGCATGTATTATTACTCTGTAAAAGCACTCTTGGCTGCATCTTGTATGAAAGTTGCTATTTAaattaagtgttttattattatatattttattagttTCATTGATGATTCATTTGCTGATCATTCTTctcatttgtttgtgtaataaaaacagaaaattgAGGAGAATGTCtggtatttttgctttaaaaattaattacattttgaggaaTCCATTACCAGCTGTAGCTCGTCTTTACAAGAAAAACATGCAGAGAATTTGAGGTAATTTGGAAGTCGCTGTGTCCTTGAAAGCAAAGTAAAACTACCACACTAAAATGCAAACTAAACATAACATCTAACGTGTCCTTATTCCATGATGTGCTCGTGTTTTTTCATACACTTTCCGTGGTGTAATGGATATGATGGTTATTGAAAAATTGAGTGCTATGATGACCAGTCACAAGGAGCTTTCTGTATACTGTATGCTGTGTGTCTCTTTGGCAAACATGAATGTATGTCAACGGATTACATAACTTAGTCAAAAGCCATAATATTCAGTTCAAATAACAAACTataacttaatagtattgctttcaatgaacctaatacagttatgtgaaaagTGTCGactcaaaacatttcattaaaatctACTTTCCAgttttttcatgcatttttctTCTTGTAGATCTTGAAAGCACCTTGTCTCCTCTTGAGTCTGTTCACAAGTTTGAATCTCTGCTCCGGAAAGTTTGGGACGCCGATTACTGACGATGTGAGCAAGCTGTCGTTATTGGTGAGTCGATACGGATgcaaaccacacacatacatgtttatgtttctaGTATGTGTATATTTACGTTAAATCATCTGTCATCTTCTCCGCTGTAGAAGCAGAATATCCCCTCCGATTATGAGATTCCTGTTAGTTACATTCCCAAAGAAGTGGTACGTATAAGGAAGGGACAGAAGCAATAATTTGATCAATGATTGAACAAACCatgattatttatttggtaCATATCTGCAGGCTGGCACGTGCTGGGTGGTGTTGAACATCTATCCCTTGGAGCAGAGTCTGAGGAAGCTAGCCAACATGTTTGGCAACATTTCCTCCAACAAAGAAACCATAGTCGTCTTCATTGCGATGATCAAGAGTTTACGCTTCACCTTTGACCACGAGGAGCTCGTAAGTAATGGGAAAGGATCGAGCAACTGGGCTCCGTTTTTAGGAAGTCATGTTTTGCACATATAATTACATAATTGGGGTTAATCAGAGCTGCTTATTGTGCTGTTGATCCCCCAGGAAACTGCGATGCAACTCTTCCAGTGTCACTATCAGGAAGAGAGCTTGAGGTCGGGCCTTTACTTTGACTACATCAAAGACGTTTTGAATGCAGCCTCTAAAGGAACATCCGGCTTCTCCTGCAAGCCGCCACCCTGCCTTAATTCACAACAAAAACCAGGTACAGTcatgcatttgcatttttaatggcTTCCTCAACAACTAACGACGCGTAGTGGCCTATTAGTTGGCAGTATATTGATTCCGTGGTGAAGAAAAACACGCAACTTGGGATAGGAACCGGATATGTAAGCTAACCCTGAACACACAGGTAATTAAGGGGTTACAGGGTCATAAAAGCTGctaagtgtgtttttatgccatGCATTTGGCAAAATGGAGCCAAAGTGAGTATTTTTCAGAGACAGTACCACTTGAAACCTTGATGCTAGTGCAATAAATAGGCATAAATATGATTGGCGTAGTCAGTATTAGATTTCTAAATATATTGTCTTGTTCCAGGTGGTCAGCGGGAGGGTCGTAAGCACAGCTGGTCCAACAGATATCCATTGCTTCTGGCTCTCATCCCCTTCACAGCTTGTGTTGTCATCATAGTTTGGCTGGTGAGTATTTACTCAGAGTGGATTAGCTAGTTTATGAAACATGGaaattagtttttaatttgataaTCATACAATACATGAACATGTGTGGAATAAAAGGCATTGATCAAGATAAGGTCATTACTAAGAGGGTAAATATCCCGGCTCAACATCAGCGTGATAGCAAGTAACCAACAGAGAGTGAAGCTAAGTAATGCTAAGTTGTGAAAAAAGCTATCATAACCGAAGTGAAAGGTTTGAAGTTATAggggagaacacacacaacatatagtTACCTTTAAAACACAAGTTAGCCATAAAACATGTGCTTTCAACGTCCATGCATCAAGCTGTAGGGAAACTGGCGCCGAAAAACTGTTTACTGAGGTAACTGTTTTGCTCCTTTACTAAGAAAATTGGAGACGGACTCTAGAGATGGATAATTGCATGAATGTATAAAAGGGTGATAATGTCAAACTCAAAAGGACTGAATAGATTCTATACCACAAGGAGCACTTTCACTTTGGACTTCCGGCTCTCCATAAATGAATTATTCCGCTGGGAGCCATTTGACAATTAGTTATTTATAGAGGACCATATCCTGGCGTTATATAATACATGGCATATACCTCAAATGACATAGTGGTTatcttgttgttgttatattaaGAGAAAGCGCCAACATCTAATCTTGGTAGTAAATGTTCCATCAACAACACTCATCCTGAACTCTTTGGGTTGCTGTGGTTTAGCTTAATAAACCCTTCACAATAATATGCATTCATTTTGTTGAGCACTTCCAGGAAAGCAATCCCTGGTTAGTTAACATCATGAAATATTCAGCGGTACTTTGAGAATTTGCCATTACCTAAAGTGATGATTTCCGCTTTGGTATTATTTGTCATGTGTTTATCATAGACAAACACTTTTGAGACAGTGAGTCTTACTTTCCACTTCTCTTTTTACTTTCAGGTCAAGTCTGGGAAGCTTTTAACAGTTTGCAACAGTGAAAATAGCCAAATGGCCCCTTCTGACACGCTCTCAACTGTGTCTATCTCCATCCCACTTCAAACACTCACCCACGCTGCTGACACTCAGCCAGTGGGGGAGGCGATCCCTGAACATGAGAGCTGATGAAGCATGATTAATAGAAAAGGGAAATCTGCAACACAGAATAACAACTCACTCTCCAGGTTCTTCTGTCAGTGCCAGGAGGCTTCTGGataaacaagtgtttttttctgacactCATCTGAGTGCATGGACCTGAGCTGCGAGAGACGACTCACCTGCTGTGTGTCAAAAAATATTCCCCAAGCACTTCTGGCCCCTAACTATCCAAAGAGGTTTTTGGGACCATTGGAAGAACGCCCTACACAGTGGCTGGCTATGTGCCAAAAGGGCTGGTGAAGTACATTAGTTGTCTTGTCTTGGCCAGTGTTTAACAGCctccctttttttattactgCCTCATGTCAATTCAGGGTGTTGCCATGCTCCACGGAGGCTTGAATCAAACATGATATCACTTTGTTTGGCAGAAGTCTTTCAGATGGGACTCCTGTCATCAATTTGTTTGATGTTAGTCTCCGAGACTCACTGCTGTAGAGTCAACAGTCAACACACTGAATCCCACCTGCTCCACGTCTACTGAACCCCATTGGGTATGTGTTTTGGTAAAGCATCAGAGGTAAAAAGG from Eleginops maclovinus isolate JMC-PN-2008 ecotype Puerto Natales chromosome 17, JC_Emac_rtc_rv5, whole genome shotgun sequence harbors:
- the LOC134878962 gene encoding uncharacterized protein LOC134878962 gives rise to the protein MRKKILKAPCLLLSLFTSLNLCSGKFGTPITDDVSKLSLLKQNIPSDYEIPVSYIPKEVAGTCWVVLNIYPLEQSLRKLANMFGNISSNKETIVVFIAMIKSLRFTFDHEELETAMQLFQCHYQEESLRSGLYFDYIKDVLNAASKGTSGFSCKPPPCLNSQQKPGGQREGRKHSWSNRYPLLLALIPFTACVVIIVWLVKSGKLLTVCNSENSQMAPSDTLSTVSISIPLQTLTHAADTQPVGEAIPEHES